In Desulfonatronum sp. SC1, the genomic stretch ATCGTCCGTCTCACGCTTCAGGGCTTCCCGCTCGATCTCCAACTGGAGCACCTTGCGGTTGATCTCGTCCAGTTCCGAGGGCAGAGAGTCGATTTCCGTGCGCAGCATGGCCCCGGCCTCGTCGATCAGGTCAATGGCCTTGTCCGGAAGCTGGCGGTCCGTGATGTAGCGGTGGGAAAGCACCGCGGCCTCGACAATGGCGCTGTCGTTGATCCGCACCCCGTGATGCACCTCGAAGCGTTCCCGCAGGCCCCGCAGGATGGAGATGGTGTCCTCCACGCCGGGCTCGTTCACCAGCACGGGCTGGAAACGACGCTCCAGGGCCGGGTCCTTTTCGATGTGCTTACGGTATTCGTCCAGGGTGGTGGCCCCGATGCAGTGCAGTTCGCCCCGGGCCAGCATGGGCTTGAGCAGGTTGCCGGCGTCCATGGCCCCCTCGGCCTTGCCAGCGCCGACAATGGTGTGGATTTCGTCGATGAAGAGCAGAATCCGGCCCTCGGACTGCTGGATATCCTTGAGCACGGCCTTGAGCCGTTCCTCGAATTCACCCCGGTACTTGGCTCCGGCAATCAGTGCGCCCATGTCCAGGGAGAAGACGGTCTTGCCCTTGAGGCCCTCGGGCACGTCCTGCTTCAGGATGCGCTGGGCCAGGCCCTCCACGATGGCCGTCTTGCCCACCCCCGCCTCGCCCACCAGGACAGGGTTGTTCTTTGTCCGCCGGGACAGCACCCGGATGCAGCGGCGAATTTCCTGATCCCGACCGATGACCGGGTCCAGCTTGCCCTTGCGGGCCTCCTCCACCAGATCGCGACCGTACTTTTGCAGAGCCTCGTAGGTGTCTTCCGGGTTGGCCGAGGTGACCCGCTGGTTGCCGCGGACTTCGGTGAGCACGGCCAGGATGCGGTCCGGGGTCAGGCCGAACTGTTTGTTCACCCGCCCGGCGGCCGTGGAGGAGGGCTCCTCCAGGATGGCCAGCAGGACGTGCTCCACGCTGACGTATTCGTCCTGCATCTTTTTGGCCATTTGCTGAGCCTTGAGCAAAACGCCGTTCAGACGCGGGGTCACCACCACTTGACCGGGCTGGGCCCCGGGGCCGCTGATTTTGGGCAGCTTGCCGATCTCGCTTTCCAGGGCTTGCATGTAATTCTGCGGCTTGACTCCGGCTCGATCCAGTAAGCGGGGCGCCAGGCCGTTCTCCTGGCTGACCAGGGCCAGGAGCAGATGCTCCACGTCGATTTGCTGATGCCCGAAACGAATGGCCGCGGCCTGGGCCTCGGCCAGGGCTTCCTGGGATTTCTGGGTGAATTTGTTCATGTCCATATGCGGTTCCTCCTTGGAGGTGGAATGGTGCGATGGGAGTTATGGGACGTATGAGAATGATGGGGGCATGGGAGTTACAGCAAACGCCGCAGGTCGCGGACTTGCAACTCCAGGTCTTCGATGCGTTCCAGGAGGTCGATGATGATGGTTCCGGCCAAGGCGGGCAGTTCGAAGTCGGTGCAGATTCGCTCCAGCTTGCTAACCTTGTACACGTCCCGGGGATGGAACAGGTAGCAGTCTTCCTGGGTCCTGTTCGGGCAGAGCCAGCCCAACTCGACCAGCTCGCCCAGTCTGGTCGGGTGGATTCCGGTCAGTTCGATGAACCGGGACCAGATCACCAGTTCCGACGTCGCGGGCAGTTCCTCAGTCAGTATTTTGATGCTCAGTGCCATGGATTATTGCTCCCTGTGAATTGATCAGCCGTCATGCCGGGGCTGAAACGTGGACGTCCGGGCCAGTTGTTCCCACAATTCGCGCTCCTGGTCGGTGGGCTTTTCCGGGACCGCGATCATCACGCGGATCAGCTGATCGCCCTGCTGGTCGCCCTTGCCCAGGCCCTTGCCGCGCAGGCGCAGCTTCCTGCCGCTGCCGGTCCCGGCCGGGATGTTCATTTCCACGGCTCCGGCCAGGGTTGGAACCCGGACTTTGGTTCCCAAAGCCGCTTCCCAGGGCGTCAGGGGCAGATCGTAGATGATGGAGTTGCCCTCCAACTTGAATTTGGGGTGCGGGGCGACCCTGATCTTCAGGTACAGATCCCCGCTGGGACCACCGCGCATGCCGGGCGAGCCCTGCCCGGCCAGCCGGATACGGGATCCGTTCTTGATCCCGGCCGGGATGTTCACCTGCAGGGACTTGGTTTCCATGCGCGGCATTCCGTCCGGGCCCATCACCTGCTCCTGAAAGGAAATGGTCCGGCTGCCCCCGGTAAAGGCGTCTTCCAGGGGCAGTTCCATGCCCACCTCCACGTCCCGGCCCTTGGTCTGCCGGGGACCGAATCCTCCGGAACCGAAGGGGTCGCCTTGGTAGCTTTGTTCTCCGCGAAACTGGCCGCCGAAGATGGTCTCGAAAAAGTCGCTGAACCCGCCGAAGCCGCCTTCGAATTGCGGACCGCCAGAAGGGCCACCGGACGAATACGAACGGAATCGGCTGGAATCAAAGCCCGGAGGCGGTTGAAAATTCTGGCCGTGCTGCCAGTTCGGGCCCAGGGAGTCGTACAGCTTCCGCTTCTCCGGGTCCTTGAGCACTTCGTAGGCCTCGTTGATTTCCTTGAACTTCTTCTCCGCTTCGGGGTTGTCCGGATTCAGATCCGGGTGGTACTTCCGGGCCATCTTCTTGAATGCCTTGGAAAGCTCGTCCTGGGACGCGGTCTTGGATACGTCCAGGAGTTGGTAATAGTCTTTGAAGGAAACGCTCATGGTCGATTATTCTCCTTGCGCAAGATCAACGTGGCAAGATGTGGAAATGAATGCCCAAGATAGGGAGGAAACACTGGCTGTCAAGTTTTTGACTTGAAATGGATCAGGCGACACTCTGGACATTGCATGGAAAGAGCATACCTGATGCGCTGCACGAGGAAAAGCGGGCGAAAGGAACAAAGCGCCTTGCGGTCTCTGGCAGGTTCGGCTAGAGATGCCGGATTCAACTTCGGAGGAAACCGAATCGTTATGTTCATCAGATGTCTGCTGGTCCTTATCGGGCTGCTCGTCATACCGTCCACCGCTTGGGCCTGGGGGCCGCTGACCCACATCTACGTGGCCAGCGAACTGTTCGCCTACGCCTCGATCATCCCATCCGCCATATTTGGGCTGTTGACGAAATATCGTCAAGACTTTTTATACGGCAACCTGATGGCGGACATGATTCTGGGCAAGAGCTACCTGCCCGAGGACAAGAGCCCGCACAGCTGGACCACGGGAATGCGGTTTCTGGATCAGGCCCAAAACGACTCGGAAAAGGCCTTTGCCTACGGCTATCTCTGTCACTTGGCCGCCGACACCGTGGCCCACGGGATTCTGGTGGAGGAACAGCAGGAACAGTCCCATGCCTGGCTGGAGATGCAGGCCGACGCCATGATTCACCGTGCCTACTGGTTGCAGTCCGTGAGCTTCAGCCGGGCCGTGCAGCGGCGCAACGACCGTTTCCTGGAAAGCTCCCTGGACAGCTATATCTTTTCGTTCAAGACCAATAGAAAAATCTACAAAAGCCTCGTCTTCCTCTCCCTGCTCAACGTCCGCCGCAAAATTCGAGTGGACAAGGAGTACATCCACGAACTTCACGACCATTCCCTGGCCCGGATGATCAGCCTGCTTCGAGACGGCGAAAAATCTCTGGTGCTCCAGGAAAACCCCATGGCCGTCAAACACTGATCGGCGGTCCCTTTCCCTTTTTCCGGCCTTCCGAAAAGCCCGCGCTCCACATGGGGCGGATGATCAGCGATGAGCTCCGCCCGGTCTCGGGTACCATTTTCGCGTGCGCATAGCGCACCGTCTCTCCCACCTGTCCTTCTCTACGGACCGGTCTTCCCCCTCGCCACCCTGGCTTCAATGATGGCTTCAAAATCACGCACCGTGCGGTCGGGCATGGTTGCCTCCATATCTTTATGAGCTATTGGGCGTGACTTGTCTTCTCATTGCTCCACGTGTTACGCGTGTGGCACGTATTTACGTGACAAAAGGAGGTTGCTGATGAAACAGAATATTACGCTGGCCCTGGAAAAGGATTTGTTGTCTGAATTGAAAGTCCTCGCCGCCCGGAAATCCATGTCCATCAGCGGGATGCTCAGCAGCCAACTCAGGGAAATCGTGGAGCAGGAAAAGCAATACGAGCAGTGCAAAAACAGGGCGCTGGCCTCCCTGCGCCAAGGCTACCACTTTGGCGGACGTCCCGCTTCAAGGGAAGAGCTCCATGCCCGGTAAGCGGTTCCTAGATACCAACATCCTGATCTACGCCCACGATCTGGACGCGGGACGGCGTCATGACGTGGCCGCCTCGCTTGTAGCGGAACTTTGGGAAACCGGGCAGGGTGTGCTCAGCATCCAGGTTTTGCAGGAGTTCTATGTCAACATCACCCGGAAAATCCCACAGCCCTTGACGCCCTCCATTGCCCGCGGGCTCATTGAAAATTATTGCGCCTGGGAGGTCATGACACCGGAAGTCCAGGACGTGCTCCGCGCATCCGAGGTCCAAGAAAGAAACAGCCTCTCGTTCTGGGATGCCATGATCATCGTTTCCGCTTCCAAGGCCGGAGCCGATATCGTCATCAGCGAAGATCTCAATGCCGGGCAATGCATTGAAGGAGTGCTCGTCCGCAATCCCTTCGTCAGCCAAAACAAGACATGATCGCCCCGTAACCCAGCCAAGGGCGCATTTGGCTGGGTTACAGGGCGATTCGGCGTGCATTCGATCTTCAGCTTTGCACCCCCGGCCTCGCCCCCAGGCACTGCTCCATGACGTGGAGCGCGGTTCAGGTGGGGCATTCCTGGCCGCAACAGCCTTCCAGAAAACCGCTGTACATGTAGAAGACACGCTGTTCCCGGGCCAGACGGGCCGGGTCCAGGTCGGGGGCCGGATGTTCGGCCAGGAGATTTTGCAGTTCCTCCCAGGAGGGGATGGCGACGAAACCGTCGGCCAGAACCTTGCCGCTGGCGGCGCTCAGGAGCTTGGCGTCCTTGCTGTCCGTGACAATGACCAGGGGAGCCGGGCCGTCAGGCAACAGCCTGGCTGCGTACATCGCCTCCCGGGTGTAGGTCTCCGGGGTGCCGGAGCAGAAGAGCAGGGCGAGAGCCGGGCGGCCTTGCCCGTCGCGAACCAGGATGTCCACATTGCGGGAGAAGGGTTTGTCGTCCACGTGGAACTGAATGGCAACGCGCGGGGAAAGGTTGTCCTTGGGGTAGCCTTTTTCCTCCACCAGTAGCCGGGCCAAGCCCTGGCGCAGATCCTCGTAGGTAGTCATTTCCAGGTTTTCGCCGGTCAAGTAGTCCTGAATGCTTTGATCAAGGCTGACTTCGTGCACGGAGTGCTCCTTGTACAGGTTTGGATCAAAATGGGTTTTCTCGGGGTTTCCCCGTGGTTTCCTCGGTTCCGCCGGGCGGAACGGTCGTTTCGGCTTGAAGCGAGCCGCCCTGGCCGGACAATAAATGAAAAAACGACTGGACGAACCGACCTGAAACCACGTCCACCAGGGGGAATCTCACCCGGGGGCGCTTGCAGAAGTCGCCGGTCAGGGCCAGGAACAGCCCTTGAGAAAGCTGTTCGGTGCGGGATTGCAGCGCCTTCAGAAAGACCTCGTTCTCCGGCACGGAGGGCAGGCCGTCCAGGCGGCAGGCCAGGGGGCGCGACGGATAGACCAGACAGCGGCCTTCGCTCAGCAACGGGCAAAACAAGCCGACCTCGGCGAACCGTGGCGGCAGGTCTTCCTCCCGTGTCTCCCGGCGCAAGGCCCGAATGGAGCGGGTGGTTTCCACGGAGCGCTCAATGGCCGCCAAACGGTCAGCGCTGCGCAACTTGCGGTTCAGGTGGTGGGTCAGGTAGGCGGCTTCGATCAGACTGACCTCCAGGTGCCGGGTGCAGCAGCGGATATGGTCCAGGCCGCAAAATTCCGGATTCGGAACCTGCCTTTCAACCCGCTGGTTCGCTTCGCTCAGCAGCAGTTCGTGGTCCGTGAAGAACGGACCCAGGTCTACAAGTGTCTTCCACTCCAGGGAGGGTTCCCGGATGGTCAGCCGGCCTTCCTTCTTGCCGATCTTGCGCACCAGCCACCATTGATCGAAATTGGCCGGCTGGGAGCGCAGCTTCTTGAGCTTCTGCTTGACCAGCTTGCTGCCCAGCCCCCGCCGCAGGAGATAGGCCGAGATGACCGTTCCGGTCCGCCCGATGCCGTGACGGCAATGAACGTAGACCTTCTTGCCCAGGTAGATGGCCTCGTCCAGCCAGGCCAGGGCTTCTTCCAGGGCTTGGAGTTGGGGCGTTTCCTCGTCTTCCACCGGGAGGTAGTGGACCTCAAAGCCCTGGCTGGATTCGATGTCGTGCAGGTCGCAGTACTCGGCGCAGAGGTTCAGAATGGCGTCCACACCCTCGGTCCGGAGATGGTCCAGGTGGTCGTAGGACATGGGAGCCGGTCCGGTGGCCAGGTTTGGGGTGACCCAGTAGACGGGATATGTTCCTGTGTCGCTCATGATTGCTCCTCGGCCGGACGCCATTTGCCCTGCATTTCCTCGGCCAGACGCAACGCATGTTCGCGGCTTTCCAGGGCCATGTCCAGCAGCGGGGTGCGGCCCAGGAGATATCCCAGGACGTTCAGCCGCAGTTCGGTACGCAGTTTGTCCTGGCGGGCGCACTTGGCCTCCAACAGGTCTTCCCGGATCCGAACCTGGAAGTCGAAGGATTGGAGCACGGTCTGGATCATCTCCAGGCGCCAGCTTTTTTTTTCGTCGATCCCACCTCCGCCCTTGAACCGGAACTGAATGTAGTTCTCCTCGGCCCGTTCACCGGCCAGGCAGTCCAGCACGGCGAAGTGATATCCGAAACGCAGCAGCAGATGGGCGTAGTGGCTGGCCAGCAGGGCATAGCTGCTCAGGAGGGAGGACTTGAGGCTGAAGATGCCCCCGCTGACTTGGTCGAAGCGCTCCCAGTCCAGATGCAGCAGTCCCTCGGACCAGGCAACGTCTTTGTCCGTCAGGCCGGCCCATACGGCCAGCATCGGCCCGCTACGAACGTGCTCCATGGTCAGGGCGCGCTCGTTTTCGGCCCCGGCGCGAAGCCCGTCGCCCAGGTCCAGGACGTGCATGACGATGGGGATATCGCTCTCCAACGGCTTGGCCCGCCGCATGCCCCGGCCCTTGATGTCCATCAGGGAGAACATTTCCCGTGTACCGTGCTCGTGGACGAGGCGGACCACGTCGTGCACGCTTTGGCAATGATCCGGGGAGAAGGTATCGGCCTCCGGATCGGTCAGGTTCAGGGACGCGATCAGCTTGAGCAGCGGAGTCATTCGCCGCTGGAAGGGCGTGGGCGGTTTGGCCCGCTGCCTTTGTTGCCATTGAAGCAATTCCTGGAGCTCGCCGTCGTAGACCACGCCGCGGTGGGCGTCCATGGTCACCAGGCGGTCCTGTTCCAGGGCCGCGGCCCCGCTTCCGATGCCCACGATCACCGGCAGGCCGAATTCCCGGGCCACGGAGGCGAAATGGCTGGCCTTGCCGCCCTGCTCGGCGATCACGCCGGCTGCCTTGTGAACGATCTGGACCAGGGAGGGCGGGATGCCCGGAGCAAGGACCACGGCCCCCTGGGGCACGGCGTCCAGGTCCGCTTCCGAAGTGATGCGGTGTATCCGGCCCGAAGCGACCCCGATGCTGGCCGGAGTGCCCACGTCCAGGATCGAGGCCACGTGGTCCGAGGGCTGGGGGGTGGCGCGGTCCGCCTCGTCCATGCTTTCCGACGGAACGCTGCCGTTGTCTTCCCCTGGGGCTGTGACGTGGATCGGACGGGATTGAAGGATCATCAGATTGCCGGCATGGTCCTGGGCCCATTCGATGTCCTGGGGGCGGCCGAAGGCCTGCTCCAGTTCCAAGCCCCACCGGGCCAGGGTCGTGGCGGAGGCGTCGTCCAGGCAGAGTTCGTCGCGCAAGGTGGGCAGGGGGCGATCGTCCTGTTCCGGGGCGGCCTGTTTGGCCAGAAAATGGGTGGGGTCCCGGCGGGAGACCAAAAAAGTGTCCGGCACCGCGCTGCCGTCCACCAAGCGGCTGCCAGCTCCGGTTACGGCGGAGATCACTAGGCAGGCGCCTTTGCACAGATCCAGCGGGTCGCGGCTGTAGACCACCCCGCTGGTTTTGGCTTCGATCATCGGCAGGACCAGCGCGGCCATGGCCGTCTGGGCGTCGCTCAGGCCGTAGTGCAGGCGATAGGTCAGGGCCTTGGAAGTGAACTTTCCGGCCAGGACGTCCTTATAGGCGGACCAGAAATCCCGACGGGAGACGTTGAGTCGCGTGGCGTACTGCCCGGCGAAGGAGGCGTCGCCGTCCTCGGCCAGAGCGCTGCTGCGCACGGCGAACAACGGCTCCGCGGCCTGTCGGTCGGCGGTGTTTCCGGGTTCATCCTTGGCCATGGCTTCGAGCTGGCCCAGGGACGCGTCGACCTCCTCGGCCATGTCGTCGGGAACAACACCCTCAAGAATGGCTTTCCGGATCAGGGCCGCCGTACGTTCCAAGCGCTCGGGCCGCCGGAAGTCCAGGGTCAGGAGCTTCTTGCGCACCATCTCCCGCAGTCCGTTGGCCTGCAGAAAACGCTGGTAGGCGTTGGTGGTGATGACCAGGGCCGGGGGCACCGGGATTTCAGTCCGAGCAATGATTTGGGTCAGCCCTTGGGCCTTGCCGCCCATGACTTCGCGGGCGCTCTCCGTAGCGGAGCCTTTTTCGAGGTGCAGCACGTATGGCCTTTCCGGTCGCCAGTGTTCCTGGCCGAGCAAGGCCTCGATCTCTCCGCGGATGCGCCCGCAAGCCGGGGCAAGGGCCGGGTAGCCGTCCGGAGCCATGCGTTGGAGCCGGTCCGCCAAGCGGTCCATGGAGTCCAGGAGGTGACGCGCCAGCAGTTCCACCCGGGACCAGTCCACCAGGATCGGTTCCCGGCCGATCTCTTCCAGCCGGGTGATGGCTTTCAGGCAAAGCTTGTCTTCATGCAGCAGCTCCCGAAACAGGCCGAACTGGCGGCGAACCGCCTCATCCGGGGTGAAGACCCGTTCGGCCCAGCGCTTGATGGATGCAAGAGCCATGGCGTTTTCCCTTTCGTCATCCCTTGGCCAGAATTTCGGCGGTCTTCTCTTCCAGTTCGTCGATGTCGATGGGTTTGACGCAGTATTCGTCCGCTCCCAGCTGCAAGGCCTCTTTGGCCGTTTCCAGAGTGGGGTAGCCGGTGAGCATCATCACCCGGATTCTTGGGTTGATTTTTTTCAGTTCTTCCAGGACTTCCACGCCGCTCATCTTCTTCAGCTTGATGTCCAGAATGGCCATGTCCACCGGGTGTTTGCGGGCATACTCGAAGGCCGGTTCCTCGTCGCTGAACACGTGGACCTGATGGCCCTTGCGGGTCAGAATGCGGCGCAGCATCATGCCCACGTCCAGGACGTCGTCCAAAACCAGAATATCGGCCATCACGCCTCCTTTTTGGGAATTTCAATGCATTCGTCCGGGGGGAGTTCGTTGCCTTCCAGCGGCAGTTCCACGAAAAAAACCGTTCCCGGTCCGGGTTTTTTGGAGCAGGCAGGGGAAACGTCCACATACTCGCTGGGTACCGGGCTGATGGCGCTGATGCGTCCGCCATGGTCCTTGATGATGCCGAAAGTCACGGATAGCCCCAGCCCTGTTCCCTTGTCCACGGGTTTGGTGGTGAAAAAAGGCTCGAATATTTTGTCCAGGTCGTCTTCGGCCACTCCGCCTCCGGTATCGGCCACGGCTACCACCAGCCGACGTCGATGGGCGCAGAGTTTGGAGGTGACGGAAATGCAACCGTCATCGCCGATGGCATCCGCGGCGTTGTTGTACAGGTTGATCCAGACCTGCTTCAGTCGCTCCTTGTCCCCGGAAATGGGCGGAATCCTGTCATCCAGGTGCAGGTTGATGATGATCCGGTTCTGTCGAAAGATATGCTCCACCAGCTCGGCCACTTCCCGCAGCGAGTCGTTGATATCCATGGGCAGGGCGGCTTGTTCCGTGGTCCGAGAGAAGCTGAGGAGGTCGGCCACGATCTTGCGGCAGACCTGGGCCTGTTTCTCGATGATCCCAATGTCCTGGGCCACTGGGTCGTCCGCGGGAAAGTCCTTGAGCAGCAATTGGGAATAACCGAGGATGATGCTCAGCGGGGTGTTGATTTCGTGGGCCACTCCTCCGGCCAGTCGTCCCAGATCCTCCATCTTCTGGGAATGGATCAGTTTTTCCTGATACTGCTTGACCACCGTGATGTCCCGGGCCGTGGTAAGCAGCCCGATGATTCTGTCGTTCTCCACCACCGGAACCTTGACCACGTGATGCCACTTCTTGCCTTTGCCTCCTCGGGTCATGATTTCCTTGGACAAGGGGCGACTGGTGAGCAGGATCTGCATGTCCTCATGGTAATTGCGATCCGCCTGCTCGTCGCTGTAAATGTCGAAATCCGTGCCGTCGATGATTTCTTCCTCCTCCCGGCCCACGTGCCGACAAAAGGCCTTGTTCACGGCCAGATAGGCCAGTTCTTCGTCCTGGAGGGCGACCAGGTCCGGGGTAACGTCCAAGATGGTGTTCAAGAGCTGCTTTTGTCGGGCCAGGTTGCGCTCGGAACGGCGCAGTTCCTCGATATGGTTCTTCAAGGTAAGAGCCATGAAGTCGAAGGATTCGGCCAGGCTCTGGATCTCGTCACCAGAGTTGCGGCGGTAGACCGGACAGTTCCGGCAGTCGTCGAGTTTTTCCGGAAAGCTGCCCGCGGAGCAGTCCGGACAGAAGGTTCCGGCGAGGTACCAGCAGCGGCGCAGGCGGTCCTCGTGGGCCGGGCAGCGTTTTTCCTTACAGTTCATGATTTCCCAGCAGTTCCTGTCCGGGGCGGGGCTGATCTGAACGTCCAGGTTGCTTTTGACGACCTGTTCCGCGGAGTGGCGCAAAGCATTGATCCGTCTGGTCACGGTGCGGGCAAAGAAGGTGCTGCCGATCAGGGCTAAAAGGGTCGCCCCGGCGGTGGCGGCCAGGTTGATCCACATTAGACGGTCGATGGCCGTCTTGATGGTGGAGTGGGACAGGGCGATGCGCACCGTTCCTAGCCGGGTGCTCCCAACCATCACCGGAGCGGCGAAGTCATACAGCCGTTCTCGTCCGGTATCCAAAAAGCGCATTCCAAAGGGTTGATGATCCTCTACCTGGTTGACCTGGAGCAGGGCCACGGGGAATCCGTCGCGAAAGGTGTGGGCCATGACCTGGCCGTGGCGGTCCACGATGAAGGCATAGACCAAGTCCTTGCGGTCGCCCTGGTCCACCATCTCGGTCACCAGGTTGGTCAGCCGGAGGAAGTTCATGGACAGGATGGATTCCGCGGAGCGGGCCGAAAGGTTCACGGAGAGCACCTCGCCCCGGAGCAAGGCTTCTCGGAGCACGGCCCGGGAACTGACCGCGTAGTTGATGGCCCCAAGTAGCAGGCCGAAGCAGACGATGATCAGGGCCAGTCCGAGATTGATCTTGGTCTGGAAGGAAAGGCGGGAAAGGTACTGGAGAGCGGCGCGCATAGCTGAGTGTTGGAAAAGTCCTTTGTTGGCGGCTATTCCAATCCGGCCCGGCGGACCAGATCGCGCACGGCGTCGAGATCCTCGGGGCTGGCGGGAAGAATGGCGCGCATGGCCGCGCTTTCCAGGATCAAGCGGTGTTCCGGATTGGAGATGTCCAGGGCGAACATGGCCTCCTTGACATCCCGGATCACTTCCTCGGCTAATCCGGCCCGTGCCGCGAAGCTCCAGCCTGGATAGCGCGGCGTGCGGGCCAGAATTTTGATCTGACCCAGATCGATTTTGTCTTCCAACAATTCCAGCGCACCCT encodes the following:
- a CDS encoding response regulator — protein: MADILVLDDVLDVGMMLRRILTRKGHQVHVFSDEEPAFEYARKHPVDMAILDIKLKKMSGVEVLEELKKINPRIRVMMLTGYPTLETAKEALQLGADEYCVKPIDIDELEEKTAEILAKG
- a CDS encoding chaperone modulator CbpM, which encodes MALSIKILTEELPATSELVIWSRFIELTGIHPTRLGELVELGWLCPNRTQEDCYLFHPRDVYKVSKLERICTDFELPALAGTIIIDLLERIEDLELQVRDLRRLL
- a CDS encoding dual specificity protein phosphatase family protein, whose protein sequence is MSDTGTYPVYWVTPNLATGPAPMSYDHLDHLRTEGVDAILNLCAEYCDLHDIESSQGFEVHYLPVEDEETPQLQALEEALAWLDEAIYLGKKVYVHCRHGIGRTGTVISAYLLRRGLGSKLVKQKLKKLRSQPANFDQWWLVRKIGKKEGRLTIREPSLEWKTLVDLGPFFTDHELLLSEANQRVERQVPNPEFCGLDHIRCCTRHLEVSLIEAAYLTHHLNRKLRSADRLAAIERSVETTRSIRALRRETREEDLPPRFAEVGLFCPLLSEGRCLVYPSRPLACRLDGLPSVPENEVFLKALQSRTEQLSQGLFLALTGDFCKRPRVRFPLVDVVSGRFVQSFFHLLSGQGGSLQAETTVPPGGTEETTGKPRENPF
- a CDS encoding zinc dependent phospholipase C family protein, which produces MFIRCLLVLIGLLVIPSTAWAWGPLTHIYVASELFAYASIIPSAIFGLLTKYRQDFLYGNLMADMILGKSYLPEDKSPHSWTTGMRFLDQAQNDSEKAFAYGYLCHLAADTVAHGILVEEQQEQSHAWLEMQADAMIHRAYWLQSVSFSRAVQRRNDRFLESSLDSYIFSFKTNRKIYKSLVFLSLLNVRRKIRVDKEYIHELHDHSLARMISLLRDGEKSLVLQENPMAVKH
- a CDS encoding DnaJ C-terminal domain-containing protein; amino-acid sequence: MSVSFKDYYQLLDVSKTASQDELSKAFKKMARKYHPDLNPDNPEAEKKFKEINEAYEVLKDPEKRKLYDSLGPNWQHGQNFQPPPGFDSSRFRSYSSGGPSGGPQFEGGFGGFSDFFETIFGGQFRGEQSYQGDPFGSGGFGPRQTKGRDVEVGMELPLEDAFTGGSRTISFQEQVMGPDGMPRMETKSLQVNIPAGIKNGSRIRLAGQGSPGMRGGPSGDLYLKIRVAPHPKFKLEGNSIIYDLPLTPWEAALGTKVRVPTLAGAVEMNIPAGTGSGRKLRLRGKGLGKGDQQGDQLIRVMIAVPEKPTDQERELWEQLARTSTFQPRHDG
- the clpB gene encoding ATP-dependent chaperone ClpB, which encodes MDMNKFTQKSQEALAEAQAAAIRFGHQQIDVEHLLLALVSQENGLAPRLLDRAGVKPQNYMQALESEIGKLPKISGPGAQPGQVVVTPRLNGVLLKAQQMAKKMQDEYVSVEHVLLAILEEPSSTAAGRVNKQFGLTPDRILAVLTEVRGNQRVTSANPEDTYEALQKYGRDLVEEARKGKLDPVIGRDQEIRRCIRVLSRRTKNNPVLVGEAGVGKTAIVEGLAQRILKQDVPEGLKGKTVFSLDMGALIAGAKYRGEFEERLKAVLKDIQQSEGRILLFIDEIHTIVGAGKAEGAMDAGNLLKPMLARGELHCIGATTLDEYRKHIEKDPALERRFQPVLVNEPGVEDTISILRGLRERFEVHHGVRINDSAIVEAAVLSHRYITDRQLPDKAIDLIDEAGAMLRTEIDSLPSELDEINRKVLQLEIEREALKRETDDSSRDRLEKLEKELADLKEAQGTLLAQWEKEKQTIDELRNVKEEIEKVRLEIEEAERAYDLNRVAELRYGKLAQLEKMLSAQDDKMTAESGGARMVKEEVGPDDVAEIVSRWTGIPVSRLLEGEREKLLRLGDTLHERVVGQDEAVTAVADAVLRARAGLKDPNRPIGSFIFLGPTGVGKTELCKTLAQALFDTEENMVRLDMSEYMEKHTVARLIGAPPGYIGYDEGGQLTEAVRRKPYSVILFDEVEKAHQDVFNALLQILDDGRLTDSQGRTVDFKNTIIIMTSNLGSQYLLEGITPEGELRPGTREQVMGTLRSHFRPEFLNRVDEVVLFKPLLLEQIKQIIDLLLQGLRGRLADRKIELEMADQAREFIAREAYDPIYGARPLRRYLQARLETPLAKAIISGKILDGQKIRIDVGDEGLVLNNG
- a CDS encoding PIN domain-containing protein; this encodes MPGKRFLDTNILIYAHDLDAGRRHDVAASLVAELWETGQGVLSIQVLQEFYVNITRKIPQPLTPSIARGLIENYCAWEVMTPEVQDVLRASEVQERNSLSFWDAMIIVSASKAGADIVISEDLNAGQCIEGVLVRNPFVSQNKT
- a CDS encoding type I restriction enzyme HsdR N-terminal domain-containing protein, which gives rise to MHEVSLDQSIQDYLTGENLEMTTYEDLRQGLARLLVEEKGYPKDNLSPRVAIQFHVDDKPFSRNVDILVRDGQGRPALALLFCSGTPETYTREAMYAARLLPDGPAPLVIVTDSKDAKLLSAASGKVLADGFVAIPSWEELQNLLAEHPAPDLDPARLAREQRVFYMYSGFLEGCCGQECPT
- a CDS encoding PEP/pyruvate-binding domain-containing protein, translating into MALASIKRWAERVFTPDEAVRRQFGLFRELLHEDKLCLKAITRLEEIGREPILVDWSRVELLARHLLDSMDRLADRLQRMAPDGYPALAPACGRIRGEIEALLGQEHWRPERPYVLHLEKGSATESAREVMGGKAQGLTQIIARTEIPVPPALVITTNAYQRFLQANGLREMVRKKLLTLDFRRPERLERTAALIRKAILEGVVPDDMAEEVDASLGQLEAMAKDEPGNTADRQAAEPLFAVRSSALAEDGDASFAGQYATRLNVSRRDFWSAYKDVLAGKFTSKALTYRLHYGLSDAQTAMAALVLPMIEAKTSGVVYSRDPLDLCKGACLVISAVTGAGSRLVDGSAVPDTFLVSRRDPTHFLAKQAAPEQDDRPLPTLRDELCLDDASATTLARWGLELEQAFGRPQDIEWAQDHAGNLMILQSRPIHVTAPGEDNGSVPSESMDEADRATPQPSDHVASILDVGTPASIGVASGRIHRITSEADLDAVPQGAVVLAPGIPPSLVQIVHKAAGVIAEQGGKASHFASVAREFGLPVIVGIGSGAAALEQDRLVTMDAHRGVVYDGELQELLQWQQRQRAKPPTPFQRRMTPLLKLIASLNLTDPEADTFSPDHCQSVHDVVRLVHEHGTREMFSLMDIKGRGMRRAKPLESDIPIVMHVLDLGDGLRAGAENERALTMEHVRSGPMLAVWAGLTDKDVAWSEGLLHLDWERFDQVSGGIFSLKSSLLSSYALLASHYAHLLLRFGYHFAVLDCLAGERAEENYIQFRFKGGGGIDEKKSWRLEMIQTVLQSFDFQVRIREDLLEAKCARQDKLRTELRLNVLGYLLGRTPLLDMALESREHALRLAEEMQGKWRPAEEQS